The Halomonas sp. 7T genome contains a region encoding:
- a CDS encoding putative bifunctional diguanylate cyclase/phosphodiesterase, producing MRFRTRLTLVLLTVVIISQLATGAAFLRATQNDALAKGQQRLEVGARVFQQLLDIRGEQLRDNVAILADDFGFKSAVATQDTATLYSVLANHGDRAQADMVMLSDLSGNMLASSHHEQQSEMPFPELFQRARQTGSGVGVVIDDGQPYEFVLLPIRAPNLIGWVGMGFLIDEEVTQEINALTGLEAGIITYDSAGDVRYLASSNHQQLAMPQVNINGEQQRSGNLTRGQTSNDKRYLSYSSPLLTDEYYQSFVVIQLSRDELLSAYSRLQWQLLGIVALILVLTLAVAAWSARSISRPLMALAQAAKRIGQGERVERIPAGATVAETHQLATTLLSMQEDIAKREATLLHQSRHDRLTNLPNRTRAFEDIEQRIKQSHAFTLLRLWIKDFRSINDTFGYELGDHFLVSLAQRMHNLPSPAMKAYRLDGDELMLMIRQNALEKHQREEIMALISGPIRLDNSFITPSLTTGEVSHPTHGDSAHILLRRSDIALDQARRLGHHHKRYIEGQDEQHLRQLMLIRDLQNAVDNSELWMAYQPKVDTATGHVCQFEALMRWRHPTLGFVPPDEFIGLAERSGDIGLLTKWMLTDVCQQLHAWKNNNFHLSVAINLSASDVADPSLPQHIHELLEHYGLTTDQLALEVTESAVMQDVEAATKTLMALSQLGLKIAVDDYGTGYSSLAQIKRLPVDELKIDKSFVLKLDAQQEDLTIVRSTIEMGHNLGLKIVAEGVENSASAMILNQLRCDYLQGYWIAKPMPAEDITRWLGAFKPLQLASTATY from the coding sequence ATGCGCTTTCGCACTCGTTTAACACTCGTGCTGTTAACGGTTGTTATCATTTCGCAACTTGCCACTGGCGCTGCCTTTTTACGCGCTACCCAAAATGATGCGCTTGCAAAAGGCCAGCAGCGTTTAGAGGTTGGCGCCCGCGTTTTTCAACAGTTGCTCGACATTCGTGGTGAGCAACTCCGGGATAATGTCGCGATTTTAGCGGATGATTTTGGGTTTAAAAGCGCAGTGGCCACTCAAGATACCGCAACGCTCTACTCCGTACTCGCCAACCACGGCGACCGCGCCCAAGCCGATATGGTCATGCTCAGCGATTTAAGCGGCAATATGCTGGCCAGCAGTCACCATGAGCAGCAAAGTGAGATGCCATTTCCTGAGCTATTTCAGCGTGCTCGGCAAACAGGGAGCGGCGTTGGCGTAGTCATTGACGACGGCCAGCCCTATGAGTTTGTGCTGTTACCGATTCGCGCTCCTAACTTGATTGGCTGGGTAGGTATGGGGTTTTTAATCGATGAAGAGGTGACCCAAGAAATCAATGCCCTTACCGGACTAGAAGCGGGCATCATCACCTACGATTCCGCTGGCGACGTGCGCTATTTGGCGAGTTCTAACCATCAGCAGCTCGCCATGCCACAGGTGAATATCAATGGGGAACAACAGAGAAGCGGCAACTTGACTCGTGGCCAGACGAGCAACGACAAGCGCTATCTGTCCTACTCATCGCCTCTACTTACCGACGAATATTACCAATCATTTGTCGTCATTCAGCTTTCCCGCGATGAGCTGCTAAGTGCCTATAGCCGACTTCAATGGCAACTACTGGGCATTGTGGCTCTCATATTAGTCTTAACCTTAGCGGTGGCAGCGTGGAGTGCCCGCAGCATTAGTAGGCCGCTGATGGCCCTGGCGCAGGCAGCCAAACGCATTGGCCAGGGAGAGCGTGTCGAACGTATTCCAGCAGGGGCTACTGTCGCCGAAACCCACCAGCTAGCGACCACACTGCTTTCCATGCAGGAGGATATCGCCAAGCGCGAAGCGACACTTTTGCATCAATCACGCCATGATCGTTTGACTAACTTACCCAATCGAACGCGCGCGTTTGAGGATATCGAGCAGCGTATCAAGCAGAGCCATGCGTTCACCCTTTTACGCCTCTGGATTAAAGATTTCCGCAGTATCAACGATACATTTGGCTACGAGCTAGGCGATCATTTCTTGGTTAGCCTCGCTCAGCGCATGCACAACCTGCCCTCACCCGCTATGAAGGCATATCGCTTGGACGGCGACGAGTTAATGCTCATGATTCGCCAAAACGCGCTTGAGAAACACCAGCGAGAAGAGATTATGGCGCTTATCAGCGGGCCCATCAGGCTAGATAACTCTTTTATAACGCCTTCGCTAACCACAGGAGAAGTCAGCCACCCCACCCATGGTGATAGTGCCCATATACTGCTACGTCGATCCGACATCGCGCTTGATCAAGCACGGCGCCTGGGTCACCACCACAAACGCTACATTGAAGGCCAAGACGAACAGCACCTTCGCCAATTGATGCTTATCCGAGACCTGCAAAATGCGGTGGATAACAGCGAGTTATGGATGGCGTACCAACCCAAAGTGGACACCGCTACTGGGCATGTTTGCCAATTTGAAGCGCTCATGCGCTGGCGGCATCCGACCCTTGGGTTTGTGCCTCCTGATGAGTTTATCGGCTTGGCCGAGCGCTCGGGTGATATTGGGTTGCTAACTAAATGGATGCTAACGGACGTCTGCCAGCAGTTGCACGCCTGGAAAAATAACAACTTCCATCTCTCTGTGGCAATCAACTTGTCGGCCAGTGACGTCGCTGACCCAAGCCTTCCACAGCATATTCACGAACTGTTAGAGCACTACGGTTTAACAACAGACCAATTAGCCCTTGAAGTAACCGAAAGCGCCGTAATGCAGGATGTTGAAGCCGCGACGAAAACGCTGATGGCGTTAAGCCAGTTAGGGCTGAAAATTGCTGTTGATGACTATGGCACCGGCTATTCATCGCTTGCTCAGATCAAACGTCTGCCGGTTGATGAGCTGAAAATCGATAAATCGTTTGTCCTAAAACTCGATGCCCAGCAAGAGGACCTCACGATTGTCCGCTCGACTATTGAAATGGGCCACAATCTAGGCCTTAAAATCGTCGCGGAGGGGGTGGAAAACAGCGCTAGCGCTATGATCTTGAATCAACTGCGCTGCGACTATCTTCAGGGTTATTGGATTGCTAAACCGATGCCCGCCGAAGATATTACTCGCTGGCTGGGCGCGTTCAAGCCGCTGCAACTCGCCTCAACGGCCACTTACTAA
- a CDS encoding Cupredoxin, with the protein MPLTRKTMGLRHVAWPLITLAALFSVHTNAATVNVIDTDGFPLEHAVIEVYIERAASPAPAEKNIIQRDAAFHPTVTTVPTGSYVAFPNEDTTRHHVFSFSEAKPFDLELFLNETPPPIHFDQPGVVVLGCNIHDQMQAFIVVSDAPYAALTQGDGTLNLPMLPEGSHRMRVWHSRMDDSQNVWWEGEIRHQDNITVELELNAVPRQPPTLSPLQQRFQNATHSH; encoded by the coding sequence ATGCCCCTAACGCGTAAAACGATGGGTCTACGCCATGTTGCATGGCCGCTCATTACTCTTGCCGCATTATTCAGCGTTCACACTAACGCGGCTACGGTGAACGTTATCGATACTGACGGCTTCCCGTTAGAGCATGCAGTGATCGAGGTCTACATTGAGCGTGCAGCCTCACCAGCACCCGCTGAGAAAAACATCATTCAACGGGATGCCGCTTTCCACCCTACTGTCACTACGGTCCCTACTGGCAGCTATGTCGCATTTCCAAATGAAGACACCACGCGACATCATGTATTTTCGTTTTCTGAGGCTAAACCCTTTGATCTGGAACTCTTTCTAAATGAAACGCCGCCACCTATTCACTTTGATCAACCGGGTGTAGTGGTATTGGGGTGCAATATTCATGATCAAATGCAGGCATTTATCGTGGTGAGCGATGCTCCCTATGCTGCGCTCACCCAGGGTGACGGCACGCTCAACCTGCCTATGCTACCGGAAGGCTCACATCGTATGCGGGTATGGCATAGTCGTATGGATGATAGCCAAAACGTTTGGTGGGAAGGTGAGATCCGTCATCAAGACAATATCACCGTTGAACTAGAACTCAATGCGGTGCCGCGACAGCCACCCACGCTGTCGCCCCTGCAGCAGCGTTTTCAAAATGCTACGCACAGTCACTAA
- a CDS encoding PqqD family protein, whose amino-acid sequence MLTSAAFNDYALEGLGPCLRLVEAEPLLPTLRQAMLGWPLTPCVTQKATPDICVWRHSEGYWQEAPALPQGMLLDTPVGTACSVIADVAGAFLRKHPELVGLHCGSVEINGQLVIFPDAHRAGKSTLTSAFAAAGYRVFGDDVLALNQQGEGIALGVAPRLRLPLPETLATDFQHFVACHLGPFDERYGYLRLPASRLAAHGDKRPLGAILLIDRDHSLSSPQLTRLQPGDGLWQLLQQNFAEHELDQALIERFLPILQKLPCFLLCYPDAYEAAVWLTKRWQGQSFQADTPATQPMGAENRPACAALSLDDARCWQTSPAACEWLVGDELFVIGQSGGDVHRMNATSRAVWELLKHEPLTLEDVSETLDEFFGGVGLMQIKRDMAQLLANLDHVGLIHEACEPLSTA is encoded by the coding sequence GTGCTTACATCAGCCGCTTTCAACGATTATGCCTTGGAAGGTCTCGGCCCCTGTTTACGCTTAGTGGAGGCAGAGCCATTATTGCCTACACTTCGTCAAGCAATGCTGGGCTGGCCCCTCACGCCTTGTGTGACGCAGAAAGCGACGCCTGATATTTGCGTTTGGCGCCATTCAGAAGGGTATTGGCAGGAAGCGCCAGCGCTACCCCAAGGCATGCTGCTGGATACGCCGGTAGGGACTGCGTGCAGTGTCATTGCCGATGTCGCCGGCGCATTTTTACGTAAGCATCCAGAGCTTGTTGGCCTGCACTGCGGGTCTGTGGAAATTAACGGCCAGCTGGTGATTTTTCCAGATGCTCATCGGGCGGGTAAGAGCACGTTAACATCCGCGTTTGCAGCCGCTGGCTACCGCGTGTTCGGCGACGATGTGCTGGCGCTCAACCAGCAGGGTGAGGGCATTGCTTTGGGGGTTGCGCCCCGGCTTCGGCTGCCACTGCCTGAAACGCTGGCCACCGACTTTCAGCACTTTGTGGCCTGCCATCTTGGCCCCTTTGATGAGCGCTATGGCTATTTGCGGCTGCCTGCTTCTCGCTTAGCCGCGCATGGTGATAAGCGTCCGCTGGGTGCTATTTTGTTGATTGATCGTGACCACTCACTATCAAGCCCCCAGTTAACGCGCTTGCAGCCGGGGGACGGTCTTTGGCAGCTGTTGCAGCAGAATTTTGCGGAACACGAGCTAGACCAAGCGTTGATTGAGCGCTTTCTTCCCATTCTGCAGAAGCTGCCCTGTTTTTTACTGTGCTATCCCGATGCTTATGAGGCAGCTGTTTGGCTAACCAAGCGGTGGCAGGGGCAGTCCTTTCAAGCTGATACGCCTGCAACGCAGCCCATGGGCGCCGAGAATCGTCCTGCATGCGCTGCGCTCTCACTTGATGACGCGCGTTGTTGGCAAACGAGCCCGGCGGCATGCGAGTGGCTAGTTGGCGATGAGCTATTTGTCATTGGGCAATCGGGAGGAGATGTTCACCGTATGAACGCGACCAGTCGTGCCGTTTGGGAACTGCTTAAACACGAGCCGCTGACGCTGGAAGATGTGAGTGAAACGCTTGACGAATTCTTTGGCGGGGTGGGATTGATGCAGATAAAGCGTGATATGGCGCAGCTGCTGGCTAATCTGG